A window of Fusarium musae strain F31 chromosome 1, whole genome shotgun sequence genomic DNA:
TGAAGCCAAGTGCTATTGTGGCTCTGTCCATTATACAATCGATGTACCGGTTTCGAAACTACCTCTACTCACACATCTCTGCCATTGCAGTCTCTGCAGGTATGGCTCTGGTGCGCCATGCATCTTCCATGCTCCGCTGCCGGATGGAGTGAAGCCCAAGTTCGTGGAACCATCCTCCAGAAGCAATATGACCCGCTACGCGATCGGGAAGAAGATCGGAACATGGAACTTCTGCTCAACGTGTGGTTGCCACATTGCTTCAACTGGGCCGCCTGAGAACGAGTTCTGGACAGTTGCTTCATCAATATTCGTCAACGCTTCAGACTTCTTTGATGTCCGGAAGCACATCTTCAGCAACTCGACAAAGGACAGGGGCATCGCCGGGGCCCTGACACATACGAGCGGAAAGGAGTTCATGGACTGGAACCCTCCTGACGGTAGCCCCGGGGCAAATATAGTTGAATCTCACATGGAAGTTGGGGATGACGGGGAGGAGCGTCTTCGTGTGGAATGCGAGTGTAAAGGCATCTCTTTCACTATTCCCCGGCCGAGCCAAAAGATCAAGGAGGACAAATTCTATTCGCAATTCGTTTCGCATAGAGATGATACCAAATGGCTCGCGACTTTTGACGCATGTGATGATTGTCGGCTTCACAATGGGACTAACGTTGTGGGATGGACATTTATCCCATTATCCATATGCGAACCCCGTATCGAAGACGATCTACTCATTGGGAGC
This region includes:
- a CDS encoding hypothetical protein (EggNog:ENOG41); translation: MAEGIESKTLEAKYGSGAPCIFHAPLPDGVKPKFVEPSSRSNMTRYAIGKKIGTWNFCSTCGCHIASTGPPENEFWTVASSIFVNASDFFDVRKHIFSNSTKDRGIAGALTHTSGKEFMDWNPPDGSPGANIVESHMEVGDDGEERLRVECECKGISFTIPRPSQKIKEDKFYSQFVSHRDDTKWLATFDACDDCRLHNGTNVVGWTFIPLSICEPRIEDDLLIGSAKTFKSSEDVVRSFCGTCGATIFFSHACRRPSEDHQVVDLATGIIRAPEGVMAEKWLTWRARLAWADSGKRFDSGFTEALQEGMNKWVLKREGVIEDYNIG